One Paraburkholderia phytofirmans OLGA172 genomic window carries:
- the metF gene encoding methylenetetrahydrofolate reductase [NAD(P)H], whose protein sequence is MNPIELSFEFFPPKTQEGVDKLRATRAQLAPLKPKFVSVTFGAGGSTQQGTLDTVVEMAKEGLEAAPHVSCIGSSKESLRAILNEYRAHGIRHIVALRGDLPSGMGEVGELRYASELVSFIRAEFGDWFWIEVAGYPEYHPQSRSPRHDLENFAHKVKAGANSAITQYFFNADAYFRFVDDARQIGVDVPIVPGIMPITNFSQLMRFSEMCGAEVPRWIARRLESFGDDRESIRAFGLDVVTDLCGRLIDAKVPGLHFYTLNGAAATKAICERLGA, encoded by the coding sequence ATGAACCCGATCGAACTTTCATTCGAATTCTTCCCGCCGAAAACGCAGGAAGGCGTCGACAAGCTGCGCGCCACCCGCGCGCAGCTCGCGCCACTCAAGCCCAAGTTCGTGTCCGTCACGTTCGGCGCCGGCGGCTCGACGCAACAGGGCACGCTCGATACCGTCGTCGAAATGGCGAAGGAAGGGCTCGAAGCGGCGCCGCACGTGTCGTGCATCGGCTCGTCGAAAGAGAGCCTGCGTGCAATCCTCAACGAGTACCGCGCGCATGGCATCCGCCACATCGTCGCACTGCGCGGCGACCTGCCGTCCGGCATGGGCGAAGTCGGCGAACTGCGTTATGCGTCGGAACTGGTGAGCTTTATCCGCGCCGAGTTTGGCGACTGGTTCTGGATCGAGGTGGCCGGCTACCCGGAGTACCACCCGCAGTCGCGCTCGCCGCGTCACGATCTGGAAAACTTCGCCCATAAGGTGAAGGCCGGCGCCAATTCGGCGATCACGCAGTATTTCTTCAACGCGGACGCGTACTTCCGTTTCGTCGACGACGCGAGGCAGATCGGCGTCGACGTGCCGATCGTGCCGGGCATCATGCCGATCACGAACTTCTCGCAGCTGATGCGCTTCTCGGAGATGTGCGGCGCGGAAGTGCCGCGCTGGATCGCGCGCCGTCTGGAGAGCTTCGGCGACGACCGCGAGTCGATTCGCGCGTTCGGGCTGGATGTGGTGACCGACCTGTGCGGGCGTCTCATCGACGCGAAGGTGCCAGGCCTGCACTTCTATACGCTCAATGGCGCTGCGGCGACCAAGGCGATCTGCGAACGGCTGGGCGCTTAA
- a CDS encoding phage holin family protein translates to MTVLLTWLINALALLIITYLVPSIHIRSFGTALIVAVVLGLINTILRPVLILLTLPVTIVTLGLFILVVNALCFWLCASLLKGFEVSGFWSAFFGSILYSIVSWLLSALIFGNRSIG, encoded by the coding sequence ATGACCGTGCTGCTGACCTGGCTGATCAACGCGCTTGCGCTGCTGATCATCACCTACCTGGTACCGTCGATTCATATCCGCAGTTTCGGCACCGCCTTGATCGTCGCGGTGGTGCTCGGGTTGATCAATACGATCCTGCGACCGGTGCTGATCCTGTTGACGCTGCCCGTCACGATCGTCACGCTCGGACTCTTCATTCTGGTGGTCAATGCGCTGTGCTTCTGGCTGTGCGCCTCGCTGCTGAAGGGATTCGAAGTGTCGGGTTTCTGGTCGGCATTCTTTGGCTCGATTCTGTACAGCATCGTTTCGTGGCTGCTGTCCGCGCTTATTTTCGGCAACCGCAGCATCGGTTGA
- the ahcY gene encoding adenosylhomocysteinase yields MNAAVLDSKQDFLVADMSLAAWGRKELNIAETEMPGLMQTREEYKSSQPLKGARVAGSLHMTIQTGVLIETLTALGADVRWASCNIFSTQDHAAAAIAEGGVPVFAFKGESLDEYWEFSHRIFEWPNGEFANMILDDGGDATLLLILGSKAEKDRSVIAKPENEEEVALYKSIARHLDADPVWYSTRLAHIKGVTEETTTGVHRLYQMEKEGRLPFPAINVNDSVTKSKFDNLYGCRESLVDGIKRATDVMIAGKIAVVAGYGDVGKGCAQSLRGLGATVWVTEIDPICALQAAMEGYRVVTMEYAADKADIFVTATGNFHVIGHDHMAAMRNNAIVCNIGHFDSEIDVASTRKYTWENIKPQVDHIIFPDGKRVILLAEGRLVNLGCATGHPSFVMSASFTNQTIAQIELFVHGDKYENKVYVLPKHLDEKVARLHLGRIGAELTVLSDYQASYISVDKNGPFKPNHYRY; encoded by the coding sequence ATGAACGCCGCAGTTCTCGATTCAAAGCAAGATTTTCTCGTCGCCGATATGTCGCTTGCAGCCTGGGGCCGCAAGGAACTGAACATCGCCGAAACCGAAATGCCCGGCCTCATGCAGACGCGCGAGGAATACAAGAGCTCGCAGCCGCTGAAGGGCGCGCGTGTCGCGGGTTCGCTGCACATGACGATTCAAACCGGCGTGCTGATCGAAACCTTGACGGCACTCGGCGCTGACGTGCGCTGGGCATCGTGCAATATTTTCTCGACGCAGGATCATGCAGCCGCCGCGATTGCGGAAGGCGGCGTGCCGGTGTTCGCATTCAAGGGCGAATCGCTCGACGAATACTGGGAATTCTCGCACCGCATTTTCGAATGGCCGAATGGCGAATTCGCCAACATGATCCTCGACGACGGCGGCGACGCCACGTTGCTGCTGATCCTCGGCTCGAAGGCCGAGAAAGACCGTTCGGTGATCGCGAAACCGGAAAACGAAGAAGAAGTGGCGCTCTACAAATCGATCGCCCGTCATCTGGATGCGGATCCGGTGTGGTACTCCACGCGTCTCGCGCACATCAAGGGCGTGACCGAAGAAACCACGACCGGCGTGCATCGTCTGTATCAGATGGAAAAGGAAGGGCGCCTGCCGTTCCCGGCCATCAACGTGAACGACTCGGTCACGAAGTCGAAATTCGACAACCTGTATGGCTGCCGCGAGTCGCTGGTCGACGGCATCAAGCGCGCAACCGACGTGATGATCGCGGGCAAGATCGCGGTTGTTGCAGGTTACGGCGACGTGGGCAAGGGTTGCGCGCAATCGCTGCGCGGTCTGGGCGCCACGGTGTGGGTCACGGAAATCGATCCGATCTGCGCACTGCAAGCGGCGATGGAAGGCTATCGCGTCGTGACGATGGAATACGCGGCCGACAAGGCCGACATCTTCGTGACGGCAACGGGCAACTTCCACGTGATCGGCCACGATCATATGGCTGCCATGCGCAACAACGCGATTGTCTGCAATATCGGTCACTTCGACTCGGAAATCGACGTGGCATCGACGCGCAAGTACACGTGGGAAAACATCAAGCCGCAAGTCGACCACATCATTTTCCCGGACGGCAAGCGCGTCATCCTGCTGGCCGAAGGGCGCCTCGTGAATCTGGGTTGCGCGACGGGTCATCCGTCGTTCGTGATGTCGGCATCGTTTACGAACCAGACGATCGCGCAGATCGAGCTGTTCGTTCACGGCGACAAGTACGAAAACAAGGTCTATGTGTTGCCGAAGCACCTTGATGAAAAGGTCGCACGTCTGCATCTGGGCCGTATCGGCGCGGAACTGACGGTGCTGTCGGACTATCAGGCGAGCTATATCAGCGTCGACAAGAACGGTCCGTTCAAGCCGAACCACTACCGCTACTAA
- a CDS encoding glycosyltransferase family 2 protein gives MTPISIIIPCYNGAATLARALQSCLIQPQAAQIIVVDDGSTDASTDLVAHYGRLDPRVGLLQMPHNGGPARARNWGAMHAAHGLLAFLDADDEYLPGALAAASAFLAQNPQEVSVRLDVDYTDFPAELTSHGDFAQHAATLSNTVPSSLIIRRAVYAALGGFPMDDAFRRIGGEDGAFSWALRDIFGNRRLDDAKRVRMHYHAGIHAERYFRIALGMQTPDPADTADAFRFSRQFLETARAGIAQLRIANVATEPAAPTLPNHAA, from the coding sequence ATGACGCCCATCTCGATCATCATTCCCTGCTACAACGGCGCGGCGACGCTCGCCCGTGCACTCCAAAGTTGCCTGATTCAGCCGCAGGCCGCGCAGATCATCGTGGTGGACGACGGCTCGACTGATGCCTCCACAGACCTGGTCGCACACTACGGGCGTCTCGACCCTCGCGTGGGCCTGCTGCAGATGCCTCACAACGGCGGCCCGGCTCGGGCGCGCAACTGGGGCGCGATGCATGCGGCTCATGGACTGCTTGCCTTCCTCGACGCCGACGACGAATACCTGCCCGGCGCGTTAGCCGCCGCGAGCGCGTTTCTCGCGCAGAATCCGCAGGAAGTGTCCGTGCGGCTCGACGTCGACTACACGGATTTCCCGGCCGAACTCACCAGCCACGGTGACTTCGCACAGCACGCCGCGACGCTCAGCAATACGGTGCCGAGCAGCCTGATCATCCGCCGCGCGGTGTATGCCGCGCTCGGCGGCTTTCCGATGGATGATGCGTTCCGTCGCATTGGTGGCGAAGACGGCGCGTTTTCGTGGGCCTTGCGCGACATTTTCGGCAACCGGCGTCTGGATGACGCGAAGCGCGTACGCATGCACTATCACGCGGGCATTCACGCCGAACGTTATTTCCGCATCGCGCTTGGCATGCAGACGCCGGATCCCGCCGATACGGCGGATGCATTCCGGTTTTCGCGGCAGTTCCTCGAAACCGCGCGAGCGGGCATCGCGCAATTGCGCATTGCAAATGTCGCCACGGAGCCTGCCGCGCCGACCCTCCCTAATCACGCTGCGTAG
- a CDS encoding LysR family transcriptional regulator has protein sequence MELRALRYFVEVVRQQSFTVAAEQMFVTQPTISKMVKSLEDEIGSPLLLRDGRQMVLTDAGRIVYQRGQDVLAAHAQLQAELNDLDTLGRGELTIGIPPMGGSLFTPAIAAFRQRYPKIELKLFEQGSRAIEAALIHGELELGGVLQPVDPENIEVLPMTRQLLWLVTRIGSRWDDLHEVPLAELANEPFVFYGESLALNDVVLNACRTAGFAPTIVGRSGHWDFMAALVLAGVGIALLPAPYCRRLDPAQFTCRPVVKPEIPWEMAIGWRRNGYLSHAARAWLEVARETLPGQAGDDFMLGPGIGMTGITAPVQTPSP, from the coding sequence GTGGAACTACGAGCGCTGCGGTATTTCGTCGAAGTGGTTCGTCAACAGAGCTTCACCGTCGCCGCCGAGCAGATGTTCGTCACGCAGCCGACCATCAGCAAAATGGTCAAGTCGCTGGAAGATGAAATCGGCTCGCCGCTGCTGCTGCGCGACGGGCGCCAGATGGTGCTGACCGACGCCGGCCGGATCGTCTACCAGCGCGGTCAGGACGTGCTAGCGGCGCACGCGCAGCTGCAGGCCGAGCTGAACGATCTCGACACGCTTGGCCGCGGCGAACTGACCATCGGCATTCCGCCGATGGGCGGCTCGCTGTTCACGCCCGCCATCGCCGCCTTCCGCCAGCGCTACCCGAAAATCGAACTGAAGCTGTTCGAGCAGGGTTCGCGGGCGATCGAAGCCGCGCTGATCCATGGCGAGCTGGAGTTGGGTGGCGTGCTGCAGCCGGTCGACCCGGAAAACATCGAGGTGCTGCCGATGACGCGGCAACTGCTGTGGCTGGTCACGCGCATCGGCTCGCGCTGGGACGATCTGCATGAAGTGCCGCTCGCCGAGCTCGCCAACGAGCCGTTCGTGTTCTATGGCGAGAGTCTCGCGCTCAACGATGTCGTGCTGAATGCGTGCCGCACCGCGGGCTTTGCGCCGACCATCGTCGGGCGCAGCGGGCACTGGGATTTCATGGCCGCGCTGGTGCTGGCCGGCGTCGGCATCGCGCTGTTGCCGGCGCCGTATTGCCGTCGGCTCGACCCGGCGCAGTTCACCTGCCGCCCCGTGGTGAAACCGGAGATTCCGTGGGAAATGGCGATTGGCTGGCGCCGCAACGGCTATCTGTCGCACGCGGCGCGCGCGTGGCTGGAGGTGGCTCGGGAGACGCTGCCGGGTCAGGCCGGCGACGATTTCATGCTGGGGCCGGGCATCGGCATGACCGGTATCACTGCGCCTGTTCAGACGCCGTCGCCGTAA
- a CDS encoding OmpA family protein: protein MSINVIQLIQSALTDGVVRQLAARFGLPPDATQKVLATTGPALVAGLMQKGATLDGARSLFAMILSPEVNGHIAEQLPQLLGSTTGLSQLEGVGRQLLERALDRRVDTLSDEVATQTGVPAHATHAMTGIVGATLLGLLKRHFLEGQGNAGQLPTLLGHQLPAIAPYLNDRLMAGLGLSGLGAFTGNILSQLKAVSAHIDHPTPAAKPVAEALSSIRVPADAVVREERRSRKGLWWLLAAIAAVLAFLFLRGCQNEQRGEQSSAEAAATAQPASAPVEASAAAASTPAASEVAASTPAAVAASAASEAQQPAAAPAPTKDSQLSFMVDNAGKPTLTATVGSEAEKTQLIEALTKRFGAGNFAANVTVDQDTRPADWLAHLDGLLPLLALPGAEVKMDGTHVELSGSAANAKLGWLDKLKSLFGASYQIGSFNVEQAVANATENFRGAIKGLLTPDSSCAVADVVKVLNLQVINFASAGARVPASALEDLNQSAQVLNACARNGKTAKLEVAGYSDNVGGAQANLQLSKKRAEAVRAYLVKTGVPADSLVAQGYGDARPVASNDTASGRFANRRIEFVAKQD, encoded by the coding sequence ATGAGTATCAATGTGATTCAGCTGATTCAGTCCGCGTTGACGGACGGTGTCGTGCGACAGCTGGCGGCCCGCTTCGGGCTGCCGCCGGACGCGACCCAGAAGGTGCTTGCAACAACCGGCCCAGCGCTAGTCGCCGGCCTGATGCAGAAGGGCGCGACGCTCGACGGCGCGCGTTCGCTGTTCGCAATGATCCTCTCGCCCGAGGTGAACGGCCACATCGCCGAGCAGCTGCCGCAACTGCTCGGCAGCACCACCGGCTTGAGCCAGCTGGAAGGCGTCGGGCGCCAGTTGCTCGAGCGTGCACTCGATCGCCGCGTCGATACGCTCAGCGACGAAGTTGCTACCCAAACCGGCGTGCCGGCGCATGCGACGCACGCCATGACGGGTATCGTCGGCGCAACGCTGCTGGGCCTGCTGAAGCGGCACTTTCTCGAAGGGCAGGGCAACGCCGGCCAGCTGCCTACACTGCTGGGCCATCAACTGCCGGCCATTGCGCCGTACCTGAACGACCGGCTTATGGCTGGCCTTGGCCTGAGCGGACTGGGCGCGTTTACCGGCAATATTCTGTCGCAGCTGAAAGCGGTCTCGGCGCACATCGACCATCCGACACCTGCCGCCAAGCCGGTGGCCGAGGCCCTGTCGAGCATCCGCGTGCCAGCCGACGCGGTGGTGCGCGAAGAGCGCCGTTCGCGCAAGGGGCTGTGGTGGCTGCTCGCGGCGATCGCTGCGGTGCTGGCTTTCCTGTTCCTGCGCGGTTGCCAAAACGAGCAACGAGGCGAACAAAGCAGCGCGGAAGCCGCGGCAACGGCGCAGCCCGCGTCCGCACCGGTCGAGGCCTCGGCCGCCGCGGCTTCAACGCCCGCGGCCAGCGAGGTCGCGGCTTCGACGCCCGCCGCTGTAGCCGCAAGCGCCGCCAGCGAAGCGCAGCAACCCGCCGCCGCGCCCGCGCCGACCAAAGACAGCCAGCTCAGCTTCATGGTTGACAACGCCGGCAAGCCGACGCTCACCGCAACGGTCGGCAGCGAAGCCGAAAAGACCCAGCTGATCGAGGCGCTGACAAAGCGCTTTGGCGCCGGCAATTTCGCCGCGAACGTCACCGTCGATCAGGACACCAGGCCGGCCGACTGGCTCGCTCATCTGGACGGCCTGCTGCCGCTGCTGGCATTGCCGGGTGCGGAGGTCAAAATGGATGGCACGCACGTGGAACTGAGCGGCAGCGCGGCGAACGCGAAGCTCGGCTGGCTCGACAAACTGAAGTCGCTGTTCGGCGCGTCGTATCAGATCGGTTCGTTCAACGTCGAACAGGCGGTCGCCAACGCAACCGAGAACTTCCGCGGGGCGATCAAGGGCCTGCTCACCCCGGACAGTTCATGTGCGGTAGCGGATGTGGTCAAGGTGTTGAACCTGCAAGTGATCAACTTTGCAAGCGCCGGCGCGCGTGTGCCGGCTTCGGCGCTGGAAGATCTGAACCAGTCGGCGCAAGTGCTGAATGCTTGCGCTCGCAACGGCAAGACGGCGAAGCTCGAAGTGGCTGGCTATTCGGACAATGTCGGCGGCGCACAAGCCAATCTGCAACTGTCGAAGAAGCGCGCCGAAGCGGTTCGCGCGTATCTTGTGAAGACGGGTGTGCCGGCGGATTCGCTCGTCGCGCAAGGTTATGGCGACGCGCGTCCGGTCGCGAGCAACGATACCGCGAGCGGCCGCTTTGCCAACCGCCGCATCGAGTTTGTCGCGAAGCAGGATTGA
- a CDS encoding catalase family protein, whose product MKGELAIEGLLPAHLAQGLFSKPGRYPVVIRLSSSPGEIGPDSQPAARGFAIKILGVAGNKVLPDDSGHTQDFLLVNSPSIAFGDVRSYQRMQDFLERVEHDPDGMAGAAAKLKRSPDPKLETMLAEVLRANSNHILGETFYSMAAVRFGEYVAKISAAPASDEVRALTGAPVDTRHRPSAFRDIVVDFFRQYGAVYSLRAQLCTDLARMPIENAAVVWDESVSAHQIIARITIPRQEAYSPARQAYGDEVLSFNPWHAIEAHRPLGSIMRIRRKVYEQSSRYRHAVNGEPRREPEDISELPD is encoded by the coding sequence TTGAAGGGCGAACTGGCGATAGAGGGTCTTTTGCCTGCCCACTTGGCACAAGGGCTCTTTTCTAAACCGGGCCGTTATCCAGTCGTCATCCGCCTCTCCAGCTCCCCAGGTGAAATTGGGCCGGACAGTCAACCGGCCGCGCGTGGATTTGCGATCAAGATTCTGGGCGTTGCAGGCAACAAAGTTCTGCCCGACGACTCCGGTCATACACAGGATTTTTTGCTGGTGAACAGTCCGTCGATCGCCTTCGGCGATGTCCGTTCGTATCAGCGCATGCAAGATTTTCTGGAGCGGGTAGAACACGATCCAGACGGAATGGCCGGCGCAGCGGCAAAGCTGAAGCGCTCGCCCGATCCCAAGCTCGAAACCATGCTGGCCGAAGTGCTGCGCGCAAATAGCAACCACATTCTGGGTGAAACCTTTTATTCGATGGCTGCCGTGCGGTTCGGCGAATACGTCGCGAAAATAAGCGCTGCACCCGCATCAGACGAGGTTCGAGCGCTGACCGGCGCGCCGGTCGACACACGTCACCGTCCGTCCGCATTTCGCGACATCGTCGTCGATTTCTTTCGCCAGTATGGGGCCGTGTATTCCCTTCGGGCGCAACTGTGTACCGATCTCGCCCGCATGCCCATCGAAAACGCCGCTGTTGTATGGGACGAGAGCGTTTCGGCCCATCAAATCATTGCGCGAATCACGATCCCCAGACAGGAAGCCTATAGCCCGGCCCGGCAAGCATACGGTGACGAGGTGCTCTCGTTTAATCCATGGCACGCGATCGAGGCCCATCGGCCTTTGGGCTCGATCATGCGGATTCGCAGAAAGGTGTACGAGCAATCCAGCCGGTACCGCCACGCGGTGAATGGCGAGCCACGCAGGGAGCCGGAAGACATATCGGAACTGCCTGACTAG
- a CDS encoding Dyp-type peroxidase yields MLARRLAPRHWSGTNVAPPLFPGYLTFSQPEAIILELNAIQASILRHRPQPYVGTHLALRIDNPEHGRLLIKRLTPHIASAANCGNLQSWISIGISYAGLRLLGLPEASLASFPEAFRTGMEGRATQLMDTGPNAPGNWDEAFQGSQMHVCLNVFSSGGEAWQKTLAVAHEQFVDLHGVTLLGSHDFGSHPDNLNPFGYRDGISEPAIEGSEVEPLPGQGAPIKAGEFILGYPGESGEPLKMPQPDILGRNGTFVAFRKYRSRLGAFNDYLRSQASTPAGRELIAAKLVGRWRSGAPLTLAPETDDPELGADYRRNNDFTYADDPNGHRVPLGCHMRRMNPRDSKVSVMTDVNVHRLIRCGTSYGKPYDESVTSSQDQDDERGVYFMLISAKAHETLEFLQREWINNGNFQSLGDERDPLIGLHEESDMFTVPAKPVRRRLLGIQTFNVLKGGEYLFMPSLPALQWIADSGQ; encoded by the coding sequence ATGTTGGCGCGACGCCTCGCTCCGCGACATTGGAGCGGCACGAACGTCGCGCCTCCCTTGTTTCCCGGGTACCTGACATTCTCTCAACCGGAGGCAATCATCCTCGAACTCAATGCCATTCAGGCGTCCATTTTGCGTCATCGTCCGCAACCTTATGTAGGCACCCACCTTGCGCTACGGATCGACAATCCGGAGCACGGACGATTACTCATCAAGCGGCTAACGCCCCATATCGCTTCCGCCGCCAACTGCGGGAATCTGCAGTCATGGATTTCCATCGGCATCAGCTACGCCGGGCTGCGTTTGCTCGGCTTGCCCGAGGCGTCACTGGCGAGCTTTCCTGAGGCGTTCCGAACAGGCATGGAGGGGCGAGCAACCCAACTGATGGACACCGGTCCGAACGCGCCGGGTAATTGGGATGAGGCATTTCAGGGCAGCCAGATGCACGTCTGCCTCAACGTCTTCAGCAGCGGCGGCGAAGCGTGGCAAAAAACCCTGGCCGTTGCCCATGAGCAATTCGTCGATCTGCATGGCGTAACACTGCTCGGCTCCCATGATTTCGGCTCCCATCCGGACAATCTCAATCCATTCGGCTACAGAGACGGGATCTCCGAGCCCGCAATCGAAGGTAGTGAAGTTGAGCCGCTGCCGGGTCAAGGCGCACCGATCAAGGCGGGTGAATTTATCCTCGGCTATCCCGGCGAAAGTGGCGAACCGCTCAAGATGCCGCAGCCAGATATTCTCGGGCGCAACGGCACTTTTGTCGCATTCCGGAAGTATCGCTCGCGGCTCGGGGCGTTCAACGATTACCTGAGATCGCAGGCATCAACCCCTGCGGGACGCGAACTGATCGCCGCAAAACTGGTGGGACGCTGGCGTTCCGGTGCACCGCTCACGCTTGCGCCCGAGACCGACGACCCGGAACTCGGCGCCGACTATCGTCGTAATAACGATTTCACGTACGCGGACGACCCGAACGGCCACCGCGTCCCGCTCGGCTGTCACATGCGAAGAATGAATCCCCGTGACAGCAAGGTTTCCGTGATGACGGACGTCAACGTTCATCGCTTAATCCGGTGTGGCACGTCGTACGGCAAACCCTACGATGAAAGTGTGACCTCGAGTCAGGATCAAGATGACGAGCGGGGCGTTTATTTCATGCTCATCAGCGCGAAAGCCCACGAAACGCTCGAGTTCTTGCAGCGCGAGTGGATCAACAACGGAAACTTTCAAAGTCTTGGGGACGAGCGGGACCCGTTGATCGGTCTGCACGAAGAGAGCGATATGTTCACCGTTCCTGCGAAACCGGTTCGCCGGCGGCTGCTGGGCATTCAGACCTTCAACGTTCTGAAAGGCGGGGAGTACCTGTTTATGCCGAGTTTGCCGGCGCTGCAATGGATCGCCGATAGCGGTCAGTAG
- a CDS encoding GMC family oxidoreductase: MQYDYIIVGAGSGGCSLASRLADSCPDATIALIEAGPHTDRNLFVNIPVGVAAVVPHKLKTNYGYLTTPQPGLAGRHGYQPRGRGFGGSSAINAMIYTRGHPLDYDEWAQLGCEGWSWADVLPYFRRAEGNERGADAWHGADGPLSVSDLRYRNPFSKRFVQAATEAGYKPNGDFNGADQEGVGFYQVTQRDGRRCSVARAYIYDRERPNLHTLADAMVLRVSFDGKRACGVEIVRGGRTETLEARAEVILAAGAFNSPQLLMCSGIGPAAHLQSLGIAVLHDAPEVGQNLIDHVDFTINKRVSSIEPTGFSIRGIARMLPQFVSFMRHGQGMLSSNVAEAGGFLKSRPTLERPDLQLHFCAAIVDDHNRRMHWGHGYSLHVCVLRPHSRGTVTLASADARTAPVIDPRFFSDSRDLDLLVEGAQMARRILDAPSLALHGGKELYTHAGQTEAELRRTIAEHADTIYHPVATCRMGGDAQSVVDPQLRVRGVTGLRIVDASVMPTLIGGNTNSPTVMIGERAAELIAASRRGSETAPRRSTLAV; the protein is encoded by the coding sequence ATGCAATACGACTACATCATCGTCGGTGCGGGTTCGGGCGGTTGCTCGCTCGCGAGCCGTCTGGCGGATAGCTGCCCGGACGCCACGATCGCCCTGATCGAAGCCGGTCCGCATACGGACCGCAATCTGTTCGTGAACATACCGGTGGGCGTGGCGGCCGTCGTGCCGCATAAACTCAAGACCAACTACGGTTATCTGACGACGCCCCAGCCGGGACTCGCCGGACGCCATGGCTATCAGCCGCGCGGGCGGGGTTTCGGCGGGTCGAGTGCGATCAATGCAATGATCTACACGCGCGGCCATCCGCTCGATTACGACGAATGGGCGCAGCTCGGCTGCGAAGGCTGGTCGTGGGCTGACGTCCTGCCGTATTTCCGCCGCGCCGAAGGCAACGAGCGCGGCGCCGATGCATGGCACGGCGCGGACGGCCCGCTGAGCGTGTCCGATCTGCGCTATCGCAATCCGTTTTCGAAGCGTTTCGTGCAGGCCGCGACGGAAGCCGGTTACAAACCTAATGGCGACTTCAATGGAGCGGACCAGGAAGGCGTCGGTTTCTACCAGGTGACGCAGCGCGACGGACGGCGCTGCAGTGTCGCGCGCGCCTATATCTATGACCGCGAGCGCCCCAATCTCCATACGCTCGCCGATGCGATGGTGTTGCGCGTGAGCTTCGACGGCAAACGTGCGTGCGGCGTCGAAATCGTGCGTGGCGGCCGTACGGAAACGCTGGAAGCGCGTGCCGAGGTCATACTGGCAGCAGGCGCGTTCAATTCGCCACAACTGCTGATGTGCTCGGGCATCGGGCCGGCCGCGCATCTGCAGTCGCTTGGCATTGCCGTGCTGCACGACGCGCCCGAGGTCGGCCAGAACCTGATCGACCATGTCGACTTCACGATCAACAAACGGGTGTCGTCGATCGAGCCGACCGGCTTTTCGATTCGCGGCATCGCGCGGATGCTGCCGCAGTTTGTGAGCTTCATGCGGCATGGGCAAGGCATGCTGTCGAGCAATGTCGCCGAAGCGGGCGGCTTCCTGAAGAGCCGGCCAACGCTCGAGCGCCCGGACCTGCAACTGCATTTCTGCGCGGCAATTGTCGACGACCACAACCGCCGTATGCACTGGGGCCATGGTTATTCGCTGCACGTGTGCGTGTTGCGGCCGCATAGCCGCGGCACGGTGACGCTCGCGAGCGCCGACGCGCGCACCGCGCCTGTGATCGATCCGCGGTTTTTCAGCGACTCGCGCGATCTCGACCTGCTGGTGGAAGGTGCGCAGATGGCGCGGCGCATTCTCGACGCGCCTTCGCTGGCGCTGCATGGCGGCAAGGAGCTGTACACGCATGCCGGCCAGACCGAGGCGGAATTGCGCCGGACCATCGCCGAGCATGCCGACACGATCTATCACCCGGTCGCAACGTGCCGGATGGGTGGCGATGCGCAATCGGTGGTCGATCCGCAGTTGCGGGTGCGCGGCGTGACGGGGCTGCGGATCGTCGATGCCTCCGTGATGCCGACGCTGATCGGCGGCAACACGAATTCGCCGACGGTGATGATCGGTGAGCGCGCGGCCGAACTGATTGCGGCGAGCCGGCGCGGTAGTGAAACGGCGCCGCGCCGCTCGACCCTGGCTGTCTGA